A portion of the Thalassoroseus pseudoceratinae genome contains these proteins:
- a CDS encoding serine/threonine-protein kinase: MHSSSEVCPNCGVQLSVKQSSSSAIHCPVCGRSYKTKKASNRPSASLSTNRSATPPDDSDKSIARFRVVEKLGEGAFGVVYRAYDPVLEREVALKCGKFPVDDRARRRRFSQEARAAAKLHHPNIVSVFDSGRTDDDQYYIANELIDGGTLADVISRKSIKLRTKINWVRELAIALAYAHEEGVVHRDLKPENILLDRRTRRPMIADFGLAKQTNTNSSLQTQDGSLLGTPAYMSPEQARGNVQAIGPRSDQYSLAVVLFEILTGECPYVGPTHAVLLAVASEVEVPSALTIKPDLPEDLAAICSRGLEKQPNRRYPDLMAFADDLTCWLEGEPVSARPIGKWGRLTRWCRREPRLATSLIVTIILFIATSALGLVFAAYQSQTAQKLRKQREELEDALATATQERELADRRAVEVSRAAYRPNMSLAFREWQRKHVAQARPLLAACDKDVREWEWYFLNKELKPHYEAVIPHQPTRFLDSQPYPLVVSSTRFIKHLTGSSFGLFRSYDAHLVREFPLSQTPPWTPSSIQKFMLDPSGEFLVTFSTPLAPSDDPNLLVRRKTDLTLWTTTNGHQLSIVHDDSMSFLGYAPDLSRIDLWHVDFDEQKLEVRDASIRRYRKRGYQLEFVEEIPVKLPSVFGVGKQPTTQKCVVFGRPSEYNLKDPLLLYQLDIQSGEIERTIDLTALGLTQSDFVQFDYHEPSNLLALTTKDGRLVCVSVDANPIDEATTFQQTVIDKQARSTADCLFSADGRQLLTWNGSRPVQVWSIPDLTLTSEFTEAGKVGRCQFSPSGHQVVTLDDQNAFVWDVEAYRVPSPRKIPNFRLQDVAATADQMIFAGNRLDPSSQLAQSTRNPELVFVPYGSDQIERRDLTDFTDGGICQLTLDPKGKSVCLREQSTGKRYFRLLAIDNSEVSLIHERAESDTDPFSTFSHPAVASNHLAVVGKVEPEIRLFNREAMDWSHRSSSKNSSFRGPRFSTDGSFLSWNLVKYDSKFDVRDRGVPWKNGRGLIYDLNDDKIIAEIPNTFIAQVGNHGRTVAAATLEPFTFFLIQMKWSGATLTETSRKPLAVSHEEMQEPGEFLPRSPRLLLPLRNGHLRVIDTSAAEELVSIPVFDDDKIDKLAVSPNGRYAVSVKSNGTYKVIDAGREYIKQLDSR; this comes from the coding sequence ATGCATTCTTCATCAGAGGTTTGCCCGAATTGTGGGGTTCAGTTATCGGTCAAACAATCATCGTCATCCGCAATCCATTGTCCGGTGTGCGGACGGTCTTATAAGACGAAGAAAGCGTCGAATCGCCCGTCTGCTTCACTTTCGACGAACCGATCTGCAACGCCCCCGGATGACTCTGACAAATCGATCGCCCGATTTCGGGTTGTTGAGAAGCTCGGGGAAGGGGCCTTCGGAGTTGTTTATCGGGCTTATGATCCGGTTCTGGAACGTGAAGTGGCCTTGAAGTGCGGGAAGTTTCCCGTTGACGACCGAGCGCGACGTCGGCGGTTTTCGCAGGAAGCGCGGGCCGCCGCTAAGCTACATCACCCCAATATTGTTTCCGTCTTCGACAGTGGACGCACGGATGATGACCAATACTACATCGCAAACGAACTGATAGACGGCGGCACGCTTGCCGATGTCATCAGCCGTAAGTCGATCAAACTCCGAACGAAGATCAATTGGGTCCGGGAATTGGCGATTGCATTGGCATACGCCCACGAAGAGGGAGTCGTCCATCGCGATCTGAAACCAGAGAATATCTTGCTCGATCGTCGGACCCGTCGTCCCATGATTGCTGATTTTGGGCTCGCTAAGCAGACCAATACAAACTCCTCGCTACAAACCCAGGACGGCTCACTGCTCGGTACGCCAGCTTACATGTCACCCGAGCAAGCCCGTGGCAACGTGCAAGCGATCGGTCCCCGAAGCGATCAATACTCCCTCGCCGTGGTACTGTTTGAAATCCTGACCGGTGAATGCCCGTACGTCGGGCCGACGCATGCAGTTCTCCTGGCCGTTGCGAGCGAGGTAGAAGTTCCCAGTGCCCTGACGATCAAACCCGATCTTCCAGAAGACTTAGCTGCCATTTGCAGTCGCGGATTGGAAAAGCAACCCAATCGCCGCTATCCGGATCTCATGGCATTTGCGGATGATCTAACCTGCTGGCTCGAGGGAGAACCTGTATCGGCTCGTCCTATCGGCAAATGGGGTCGACTGACTCGGTGGTGTCGTCGCGAGCCCAGATTGGCAACGAGTCTGATCGTTACGATCATCTTGTTCATTGCGACAAGTGCCCTTGGATTGGTTTTTGCCGCCTATCAATCACAGACGGCTCAAAAACTTCGCAAGCAGCGAGAGGAACTCGAAGATGCCCTAGCGACTGCAACACAGGAGCGGGAACTGGCGGATCGACGGGCGGTTGAAGTCAGTCGAGCGGCCTATCGCCCTAATATGTCACTGGCATTCCGAGAATGGCAACGCAAGCACGTGGCTCAGGCTCGGCCACTTCTTGCGGCGTGCGATAAGGATGTTCGAGAGTGGGAATGGTATTTCCTCAATAAAGAACTTAAGCCCCATTATGAGGCTGTTATTCCACATCAGCCGACGCGGTTTCTGGATTCTCAACCGTATCCCCTGGTCGTAAGTTCGACGCGTTTCATCAAGCATCTCACAGGATCCTCCTTCGGCCTTTTCCGGTCATACGACGCGCATTTGGTCCGAGAATTCCCGCTATCACAAACCCCACCGTGGACACCGTCCTCGATCCAAAAATTTATGCTCGATCCGTCCGGCGAGTTCCTCGTGACCTTCAGTACTCCGTTGGCACCGTCGGACGATCCGAATTTGTTAGTACGTCGGAAAACGGACCTCACGCTCTGGACCACCACCAACGGTCATCAGCTCAGCATCGTCCATGACGATTCGATGAGTTTTCTTGGATATGCTCCAGATCTGTCTCGTATTGATCTGTGGCATGTCGATTTTGATGAGCAAAAGTTGGAGGTTCGAGATGCATCCATTCGTCGCTACCGAAAACGTGGCTACCAACTGGAATTTGTAGAGGAAATTCCGGTGAAGCTGCCAAGCGTTTTCGGGGTCGGCAAGCAACCGACGACGCAAAAATGTGTTGTCTTCGGGAGACCTTCCGAATACAACCTCAAGGATCCGCTGCTGCTCTATCAGCTCGATATTCAGAGCGGAGAGATTGAACGAACAATCGATCTTACCGCTCTTGGATTGACACAGAGCGATTTTGTGCAATTTGATTATCACGAGCCGTCGAACCTTTTGGCTTTGACAACAAAGGACGGCCGCCTCGTCTGCGTTTCTGTCGATGCAAATCCAATCGACGAAGCGACCACGTTTCAACAAACTGTAATCGACAAACAAGCTCGCTCGACCGCTGACTGTTTATTCTCCGCAGACGGTCGGCAACTTCTAACCTGGAATGGCAGTCGACCCGTACAGGTGTGGTCAATTCCCGATCTCACGCTAACGAGCGAATTCACGGAGGCAGGCAAGGTCGGACGGTGTCAATTCTCGCCGTCTGGACATCAAGTGGTGACCTTGGACGACCAGAACGCTTTTGTCTGGGATGTCGAAGCCTATCGTGTGCCATCACCGCGAAAGATTCCGAATTTCCGCCTTCAGGATGTCGCAGCGACCGCAGACCAAATGATCTTCGCGGGGAATCGACTTGATCCGTCCTCACAGTTGGCGCAATCGACTCGAAATCCCGAATTGGTATTCGTGCCTTATGGATCGGATCAGATTGAACGGCGTGACCTGACCGACTTCACGGACGGTGGCATCTGCCAATTGACACTCGATCCGAAAGGTAAGTCCGTTTGCCTCCGCGAACAATCTACGGGCAAGAGATACTTTCGCTTACTCGCAATCGATAATAGCGAGGTGTCGCTGATTCACGAACGCGCAGAATCCGACACTGATCCGTTCTCGACATTTTCGCATCCAGCGGTGGCCTCGAACCATCTCGCAGTCGTTGGAAAAGTCGAACCGGAAATCCGCCTGTTCAACCGAGAAGCCATGGATTGGTCTCATCGGTCAAGTTCGAAAAACTCGAGTTTTCGCGGTCCTCGTTTCTCAACAGACGGATCATTCCTGTCGTGGAACCTCGTCAAATACGATTCAAAATTCGATGTTCGCGATCGGGGCGTGCCATGGAAAAACGGTCGCGGTTTGATCTATGACTTGAACGATGACAAGATCATTGCCGAAATCCCGAATACGTTTATTGCCCAAGTGGGGAATCATGGCCGAACCGTTGCAGCAGCGACTCTAGAACCATTCACGTTTTTTCTGATCCAGATGAAATGGTCGGGGGCAACACTGACTGAAACATCGCGAAAGCCGCTCGCAGTTTCTCATGAAGAGATGCAAGAACCAGGCGAGTTTTTGCCTCGCTCTCCGCGGCTTCTGCTGCCATTGCGAAATGGTCATCTGCGGGTGATTGATACTAGTGCTGCGGAAGAACTCGTCTCGATCCCCGTCTTCGACGACGACAAAATCGATAAACTAGCCGTCTCTCCGAACGGACGATACGCGGTCAGTGTGAAATCTAATGGCACCTATAAGGTCATTGATGCCGGACGCGAATACATCAAGCAACTTGATTCTCGGTGA
- a CDS encoding transposase gives MMRFSPAFTQPTACRMLALTLATIITIGHRTLSATLMVASGLLTGHCSTDYRLFSRPAWSTWSVGRILADIVIELAPPVELVVDDRTTEHPGRNVWGKAKHRDAVRSSHSLTKWIWGHKWVVLAVTIRFPWPNRPWALPVLFALHTPQEESQRLGRKHRTAGKLARILIRRLLGWFPERRLVLTGGGQSPHTR, from the coding sequence ATGATGCGATTCTCGCCTGCGTTCACCCAGCCGACGGCCTGCCGAATGCTAGCGTTGACTCTAGCAACCATCATCACCATCGGACATCGCACACTGTCGGCCACTTTGATGGTGGCCTCGGGTTTATTGACGGGCCATTGTAGCACCGACTATCGCTTGTTTTCCAGGCCCGCTTGGTCGACGTGGTCCGTCGGTCGAATATTAGCCGACATCGTCATCGAGTTGGCACCGCCGGTCGAACTGGTCGTCGATGACAGGACCACCGAACATCCCGGTCGCAACGTCTGGGGCAAGGCCAAGCATCGTGATGCGGTCCGTAGTTCTCACAGCTTGACCAAGTGGATTTGGGGACATAAGTGGGTGGTGCTAGCGGTCACGATCCGCTTCCCCTGGCCGAATCGGCCTTGGGCCTTACCAGTATTATTCGCACTGCATACTCCGCAGGAAGAAAGCCAGCGTCTCGGCCGCAAACACCGCACTGCGGGCAAACTAGCTCGCATTCTCATCCGACGCTTGTTGGGATGGTTTCCCGAGCGGCGTCTTGTTTTGACCGGTGGTGGACAATCTCCACACACGAGATGA
- a CDS encoding DUF6435 family protein, with amino-acid sequence MFRWFRRNETKNLENAYARKLEEARDVQRRGDIVRYSELMAEADKILQEVEQRSGDTGAQ; translated from the coding sequence ATGTTTCGATGGTTCCGCAGAAATGAAACAAAAAATCTAGAGAATGCCTACGCTCGCAAGTTGGAAGAAGCTCGAGACGTGCAGCGTCGGGGCGATATCGTGCGATACTCCGAGTTGATGGCGGAAGCGGACAAGATTCTACAAGAGGTGGAGCAACGAAGTGGAGACACCGGTGCTCAGTAA
- a CDS encoding flagellar hook assembly protein FlgD, whose protein sequence is MQRHFAGTSKVREQNRVPLNSLMFPSVSLVSTLAVFATMLVNGWGHVSVHGAESGDSSGAKVTYQLPMDGPLPKTYQVTLAITDADNPDWVISTFVAAAVRTVTAENQGRFTEFWNGLDDNFMPVPAGEYGVKGIYMPAEKWDVTGEYRGIIPQYIGSPTSWNPDHTEDRKRLWQAGNPKGLLRDVATSLDGKAVVYHDYLENNLNAFLFDLTKPIGHAAGIKSYPSGGAAGGQAVATDGTDVWAFSDNGTPDFIHRGEGKFGYGRGRWRRNVYPVEQVVRDLAVRKFGDRPRLFVVQPGTEDNGNGRLIVLDGYSSEELFETAFKEPRAVTLSAEQAFVLHRDGDSWAISRLRLGRDGVPQVSSHSVLKLSSELEPHDLSRDTAGRFYVSLPTQNQVVRLDEDGRIALRLGSEGQQKPGSYDPNIFMSPHRLAMWTDDEGHDRLLVLEYEGANRLSEWSLDGKLLRRWIPTQSHSHLGSVAYDPDRPNQIYVTGNAGGLVRYNVDFEGGPWTVDAVWPDICQRSDRWPGGVQRIEIKKHNERKYLVCCDSTKRDFGVIVYRQDGDNWVLSAGLIPDPNISNSKRKFVEGWWWHDADGEGDLDVEEYENNPAKLPRQPGYWGEKWLDDLSLIFRMRGEPQLMRLAPRSFDEHGNPIFHGDDWEMLLTDPIYEAKQKGQTLPATRGGNEVAEGFSTWGLPDGSLDRGFYVPVRGDTKSANHGLENKLIHYEPDGNGGYRLKWRVGRAAFATAEPGETYSQMQAWAPLGGLIGVNDSSYSTVHLYTSDGLYVTSVLPDDRVHGRSKLGAYFQPGEHFLNGFPFAHGETGQVYLSIGKTTPVLYRLDGWTRNGSPVRRLKDVSPTVTLRPKQIAKTPTRAVAMRGGLGTAPYAKFRPFAGDVAMDGSIQGWTQTQPITYSGDSQGKQRTEIHGLYDRDNHYLRMHVRKSSEFVPQDLHPLNRVFTHDRESDVVSFYMQCNPDPPAKYPAVGRRGDVRFVFTMGKNEEGKVVPAALAMHPVWLGNGQGKAMSYGSLVGEAPFEHVAPADEVRLSGRIDEDNKGFVIVATIPRSALPNTVPEFRSGLRTFINFSTTLGGHNKFWWANTDGSANIITQDEPSEAGLYPGSWAPLELEGFTNGVPVRRWLTLGPWGGPELQDPSLKAQDGSFKDIQDKNKKARIRAILGQRRYPPDLEPLDFNATYEGPLTGNYRDRKRRIFGEATLRWTTQEIPSSKKPVLELGPSSQLHYAVTWIHVPEQMELDATFYLGEFIVSSIHIGDEEVVRTKRDVNPPVKKRITLQKGWNRIFYRGHSAMYDNVIGLVLDSEDKDKLWNISFSAMPPESEDTKASN, encoded by the coding sequence ATGCAACGCCATTTCGCGGGGACTTCAAAAGTGCGAGAACAAAATCGAGTTCCGTTGAATTCACTAATGTTCCCCAGCGTTTCTCTAGTGAGCACGTTAGCCGTGTTTGCGACGATGTTGGTCAATGGTTGGGGCCACGTCAGCGTGCATGGTGCGGAATCCGGGGACTCGTCCGGTGCGAAGGTGACGTATCAGTTGCCGATGGACGGACCGCTACCAAAGACCTATCAGGTGACGCTTGCAATTACGGATGCGGACAACCCCGACTGGGTCATCAGCACCTTCGTAGCCGCGGCCGTGCGAACTGTGACCGCAGAAAATCAGGGGCGGTTCACGGAGTTCTGGAACGGACTCGACGACAACTTCATGCCGGTTCCTGCGGGCGAATACGGCGTCAAGGGCATTTACATGCCAGCTGAAAAGTGGGACGTCACCGGGGAGTATCGGGGGATTATTCCGCAGTACATCGGCTCGCCCACGAGCTGGAATCCCGATCACACCGAAGACCGCAAGCGATTGTGGCAGGCAGGCAATCCCAAAGGGTTGCTTCGCGATGTGGCGACTTCCCTAGATGGCAAGGCGGTTGTCTATCACGACTATCTGGAGAACAACCTCAATGCGTTTCTTTTCGATCTGACCAAGCCGATCGGCCACGCCGCGGGAATCAAAAGTTATCCCTCCGGTGGAGCGGCAGGCGGTCAAGCGGTGGCAACTGACGGCACAGACGTTTGGGCGTTCTCCGATAATGGCACGCCGGACTTCATCCATCGTGGCGAAGGAAAGTTCGGCTACGGGCGGGGGCGATGGCGGCGAAATGTTTATCCCGTCGAGCAGGTCGTTCGGGATTTGGCGGTGCGGAAGTTCGGCGACCGACCACGATTGTTTGTCGTTCAGCCCGGGACCGAAGACAATGGCAATGGCCGACTGATCGTGCTTGATGGCTACTCGTCGGAAGAACTCTTTGAAACTGCGTTCAAAGAGCCCAGGGCGGTGACTCTCTCGGCGGAGCAGGCTTTCGTACTGCATCGGGATGGCGACAGTTGGGCCATCAGCAGGCTGCGACTTGGCAGGGACGGCGTGCCTCAGGTGTCATCTCACTCGGTTTTGAAGTTGTCGTCGGAACTTGAGCCACACGATCTATCCCGCGACACCGCTGGCCGGTTCTACGTGTCGCTGCCCACGCAGAATCAGGTTGTTCGGCTTGACGAAGACGGCAGGATTGCATTGCGACTGGGCAGCGAAGGTCAACAGAAGCCCGGTTCATACGACCCGAACATCTTCATGTCGCCTCATCGGCTCGCGATGTGGACCGACGACGAAGGCCACGATCGTCTGCTCGTGCTGGAGTATGAGGGGGCGAACCGTCTTAGCGAGTGGTCGCTCGATGGCAAGTTGCTCCGCCGATGGATCCCTACGCAGTCTCACTCTCATCTGGGTTCGGTTGCCTATGATCCGGACCGGCCGAATCAAATCTATGTCACTGGCAACGCGGGAGGGCTCGTCCGCTACAACGTCGACTTCGAGGGTGGACCGTGGACCGTTGATGCGGTCTGGCCAGATATCTGTCAACGATCCGATCGATGGCCCGGCGGTGTCCAGCGGATTGAAATCAAAAAGCACAACGAACGGAAATACCTCGTCTGTTGCGACAGCACGAAGCGGGACTTCGGCGTCATCGTCTACCGTCAAGACGGCGACAACTGGGTTCTCTCCGCCGGGCTGATTCCCGATCCGAACATCTCGAACAGCAAGCGGAAGTTCGTCGAGGGCTGGTGGTGGCACGACGCCGATGGCGAGGGCGATCTCGATGTGGAAGAGTACGAAAACAACCCAGCCAAGCTGCCTCGTCAGCCCGGTTACTGGGGTGAGAAGTGGCTCGATGATTTATCGCTGATCTTCCGCATGCGGGGGGAACCGCAGTTGATGCGGCTGGCTCCAAGAAGTTTTGACGAGCATGGCAATCCCATCTTCCACGGCGACGACTGGGAGATGTTGCTCACCGACCCGATCTACGAAGCCAAGCAAAAGGGGCAGACGCTCCCCGCGACTCGCGGTGGTAACGAGGTCGCTGAGGGATTTAGTACGTGGGGCCTACCCGATGGAAGTCTCGACCGCGGTTTCTATGTTCCGGTTCGCGGTGACACCAAGTCAGCCAATCACGGCCTCGAAAACAAATTGATCCATTACGAGCCGGACGGCAACGGCGGTTATCGCTTGAAATGGAGGGTTGGTCGTGCCGCCTTCGCCACGGCCGAGCCGGGGGAAACCTACTCGCAAATGCAGGCTTGGGCACCACTGGGCGGACTGATTGGCGTTAATGACTCGTCCTATAGCACCGTCCACCTTTACACAAGCGACGGACTCTATGTCACGAGCGTCCTGCCCGACGACCGGGTTCACGGCCGGTCAAAGTTGGGAGCGTACTTTCAGCCGGGCGAACACTTCCTCAATGGATTTCCCTTCGCGCACGGCGAGACCGGACAGGTCTATCTCTCGATCGGAAAAACCACGCCCGTGCTGTACCGACTCGACGGCTGGACCCGAAATGGCAGCCCGGTGCGACGTCTGAAGGACGTTTCCCCAACGGTTACACTACGACCCAAGCAAATTGCGAAGACTCCGACGCGGGCGGTCGCTATGCGTGGCGGGTTGGGAACCGCACCGTATGCAAAGTTCCGACCATTCGCCGGGGATGTCGCAATGGACGGTTCGATCCAGGGGTGGACGCAGACCCAACCGATTACGTACTCGGGTGACTCCCAGGGGAAGCAACGAACTGAGATACACGGCCTCTACGATCGAGACAACCACTATCTGCGAATGCACGTTCGCAAATCCAGTGAGTTTGTGCCTCAAGACCTTCATCCGCTTAACCGTGTGTTTACTCACGACCGGGAAAGCGACGTGGTCAGCTTTTATATGCAGTGTAACCCCGATCCACCGGCGAAATATCCAGCCGTGGGACGACGCGGCGACGTTCGTTTTGTATTCACCATGGGCAAGAATGAAGAGGGAAAAGTGGTGCCGGCGGCACTCGCGATGCATCCGGTCTGGCTTGGGAATGGCCAGGGCAAGGCGATGTCTTACGGCTCGCTGGTGGGTGAAGCGCCATTCGAGCACGTGGCACCGGCCGACGAAGTTCGTCTCAGCGGACGAATCGACGAAGACAACAAGGGCTTTGTCATCGTGGCGACGATTCCGCGATCAGCGCTGCCGAATACGGTGCCGGAATTTCGGTCGGGACTGCGAACCTTTATCAACTTCTCGACCACGCTCGGCGGCCACAACAAATTTTGGTGGGCGAACACTGATGGCTCAGCCAACATTATCACGCAAGACGAGCCGAGCGAGGCTGGGCTCTATCCCGGTTCTTGGGCCCCACTGGAACTTGAGGGGTTCACAAACGGCGTTCCGGTCCGCCGCTGGCTCACTCTCGGTCCTTGGGGCGGCCCGGAACTTCAGGATCCATCGCTGAAAGCCCAGGACGGATCGTTCAAAGACATTCAGGACAAGAACAAGAAGGCTCGAATTCGTGCCATCCTCGGCCAGCGGCGTTATCCGCCGGACCTCGAACCGCTCGATTTCAACGCGACCTACGAGGGACCTTTGACCGGAAACTATCGTGACAGAAAACGCCGGATTTTTGGCGAGGCGACGCTCCGGTGGACAACCCAGGAGATCCCGTCATCAAAGAAGCCAGTATTAGAACTTGGGCCCAGTAGCCAGCTTCACTATGCCGTGACGTGGATCCACGTTCCCGAACAGATGGAACTTGACGCCACGTTTTATCTGGGGGAATTCATTGTCTCGTCCATCCACATCGGTGACGAAGAAGTGGTGCGAACGAAACGCGATGTCAATCCGCCGGTCAAAAAACGCATCACCCTGCAAAAGGGTTGGAACCGCATCTTCTACCGTGGCCACTCAGCGATGTACGACAACGTCATCGGGCTGGTGCTGGATTCCGAGGACAAGGACAAACTGTGGAATATCTCGTTCAGCGCGATGCCGCCGGAATCCGAAGACACCAAAGCCTCGAATTGA
- a CDS encoding transposase, whose product MVPDRCLVAPGALILSPLALTADCLRRVKNAGPNATPAPRIIGVDDWAIWKGQSYGTIIVDLERREAVELLPRRDGSELRTWLTQHPEIEVLCRDRWAPYTEAATAAAPQAQQIADRWHLLKNIRETLERFLDRHAGRIKAAFTPTIINSPDSNSGPETPAEALSPATAKQKQREAN is encoded by the coding sequence TTGGTTCCGGATAGATGTCTGGTTGCTCCAGGTGCGTTGATTCTGAGCCCTTTGGCGCTGACCGCCGATTGTCTGCGTCGAGTTAAGAATGCGGGGCCGAATGCGACACCTGCTCCACGCATCATTGGGGTCGACGACTGGGCCATTTGGAAAGGACAGTCGTACGGGACGATAATCGTCGACCTGGAGCGTCGCGAAGCTGTGGAACTGCTGCCGAGACGTGATGGCAGTGAGTTGCGGACCTGGCTAACGCAGCACCCGGAAATCGAGGTTCTTTGCCGCGATCGCTGGGCTCCGTACACCGAGGCAGCCACCGCAGCGGCTCCCCAGGCCCAACAGATCGCTGACCGTTGGCATCTGCTCAAAAATATCCGGGAGACACTCGAGCGGTTTCTCGATCGCCACGCAGGGAGAATCAAAGCCGCATTCACTCCGACGATTATCAATTCGCCAGATTCCAATTCGGGACCGGAAACGCCAGCGGAAGCTTTATCACCAGCCACTGCCAAGCAGAAGCAACGAGAGGCGAACTGA
- a CDS encoding transposase family protein — MSDVLVTLSLSSSALTAACPGCRQQTGCGHSRYTRAARDLPIQGCPVRLYFTVRRFFCRKADCPGCVFCVNNGLWESIRGFGVFGFRRHRAERDIPQFVLVLGIQHQPDDVVVHR; from the coding sequence ATGAGTGATGTCCTCGTGACGTTGTCTCTGAGCTCTTCTGCTCTGACCGCCGCATGCCCCGGCTGTCGTCAGCAAACCGGCTGCGGTCATAGTCGTTACACTCGAGCCGCCCGGGACCTACCAATTCAAGGTTGCCCGGTCCGGTTATACTTCACCGTTCGCCGATTTTTCTGCCGGAAGGCCGATTGTCCGGGTTGCGTCTTCTGTGTGAACAACGGCTTGTGGGAATCAATTCGAGGCTTTGGTGTCTTCGGATTCCGGCGGCATCGCGCTGAACGAGATATTCCACAGTTTGTCCTTGTCCTCGGAATCCAGCACCAGCCCGATGACGTTGTCGTACATCGCTGA
- a CDS encoding fasciclin domain-containing protein, giving the protein MSVDEASVLKTDIPCEVGLIHAIDKVLMP; this is encoded by the coding sequence GTGAGCGTCGATGAGGCCTCGGTTCTGAAGACCGACATCCCCTGCGAAGTTGGTTTGATCCACGCGATCGACAAAGTGTTAATGCCGTAA
- a CDS encoding helix-turn-helix domain-containing protein, with protein MREYVGTCHIPKPASCLSGSELDRLYRHIEVNIDSPLTVADLASLVGRSQFHFSRLFKASTGTSPHKYVISRRVERARELLLAGRSIVDVALATGFSSQSHLSHHIRRAFGCTPGELISRQ; from the coding sequence ATGCGAGAGTATGTTGGTACATGTCATATTCCGAAACCGGCGTCATGCCTTTCCGGTAGCGAGTTAGACCGTTTGTATCGGCACATTGAAGTCAACATTGACTCACCCCTGACCGTGGCTGACTTGGCATCACTTGTCGGCAGGAGCCAATTTCACTTTAGTCGTTTATTTAAGGCATCGACGGGAACGTCCCCGCACAAATACGTCATCAGTCGTCGGGTCGAACGTGCGAGGGAATTGCTACTTGCAGGGCGAAGCATCGTTGACGTAGCTTTGGCAACCGGGTTCTCAAGTCAGAGTCATCTGTCGCATCATATTCGACGGGCTTTCGGCTGTACGCCCGGTGAACT